The sequence gaaacattgtatatgtgtctatggtatctcaagattacataatatacaatacaagttgattaagttatggttggaatagatttgttaccaattttcacgtagctaaaatgagtagtttttaccaattttgttttgctcgccatttcttcgtttctaatctgttttgagtgatttaagcggccacggtttcgtattgaacttgactttatgaaactaaacagaaaaggtataggtatatagtcggaaatacaagttacaagtcgtttttgaaagaggtagtcatttccgtcgaaagaacgacatcttgatgactgttttgaaaaacatactttcactttgagtttaaccatgatttttggatatggtttcatgttcataagaaaaatcattttccaagaagtatagcttttaaatcaaagtttttcataattttaattatccaaaccaaaacagcccccggttgtaactacgacggcgtaaatccggttttatggtgtttatcgtgtttccgggttttaaatcattaagttagcatatcatatatatatagatcatgtgtatagttgattttaaaagtgtagttagaagaattaactttatttgctaacaagtttagaattaactaaactatgttctagtgattactagtttaccacttcgaatatgatagctttttatgtatgaatcgaatgatgttatgaacataattactaccttaaattccttggataaacctactggaaaagagaaaaatggatctagcttcaacggatccttggatggctcgaagttcttgaagcagaatcatgacacgaaaacaagttcaagtaagatcatcacttgaaataagattgttatagttatagaaattgaaccaaagtttgaatatgattattaccttgtattagaatgataacctactataagaaacaaagatttcttgaggttggatgatcaccttacaagattggaagtgagctagcaaacttgaaagtattcttgattttatgaaactagaacttttggaatttatgaagaacacttataacttgaagatagaacttgagagatattaattagatgaagaaaattgaagaatgaaagtgtttgtaggtgtttttggtcgttggtgtatggattagatataaaggatatgtaattttgttttcatgtaaataagtcatgaatgattactcatatttttgtaatcttataagatatttcatgctagttgccaaatgatggttcccacatgtattaggtgactcacatgggctgctaagagctgatcattggagtgtatataccattagtacatacatctaaaagctttgtattgtacgagtacgaatacgggtgcatacgagtagaattgttgatgaaactgaacgaggatgtaattgtaagcatttttgttaattagaagtatttttataagtgtcttgaagtctttcaaaagtgtatgaatacatattaaaacactacatgtatatacattttaactgagtcgttaagtcatcgttagtcgttacatgtaagtgttgttttgaaacctttaggttaacgatcttgttaattgttgttaacccaatgtttataatatcaaatgagattttaaattattatattatcatgatattatgatatattaatatatcttaatatgatatatacatttaaatgtcgttacaacgataatcgttacatatatgtctcgtttcgaaatccttaagttagtagtcttatttttacttatgtagttcattgttaatacacctaatgatatatttaattatcatattataatgttatatataatagaacaatgtattaatatgcttcatatatatttagtaagacgtggttataaagataatcgttatatgtatcgtttcgagtttcatacgtcaatagtctcctttttaagtatataacttattgttactatttttaatgagatacttgatgatcattatatcatgttaaacatatatatttattcatttatgtatcatcatgtcatatacaacttatagcgttcgtgaatcattggtcaaactgggtaatcagacgtttacaaaatttccgtttcaattaaccaagtcttaacaagtttgattgcttaacatgttggaaatatttaatcatgtaaatatagtttcatttaatatatatatatatatatatatatatatatatatatatatatatatatatatatatatatatatatatatatatatatatatatatatatatataaacatggaaaagttcgggtcactacaggggtGCCCAGCTAACCATCGTCTGATTATAGGGGGCGATCTGAACGGACACATAGGAGCGGAGGCTGAAGGTTACGAGGGAGCCCATGGGGGCTTTGGGTTTGGTCCTAGAAATGAAGAAGGGCGCTCAATTCTTAAGTTTGCCATTGCCCACGAGTTGGTTGTAGCAAACTCTTTCTTCAAGAAGAGGGATGCTCAGTTAGCCACTTTTCATAGCGGGGGTCGTAGCACCCAGATTGACTTTCTGTCCATTCATAAAGGAGATCTTAGGACATGTAGGGACTGTAAGGTCCTTCCCGCCTTAACGTGCTCCTCCCATCATAGATTGTTGGTCATTGACCTAGTCACTCGGGGAAGAGTTGGCAGGAGGGTCAGAGTTGTGCAACCTAGAATCCTTTGGAAGAATCTACATGGAGCGAACACAGAGACGTTTAGAACTACTGTTGTTGATAGATTGAGTATAGAAGGGGATAACGTACTCCCTACTGTTGTAGACCAGATATGGAACCGCTTGGCCTCCACCATCAGAGATGTGGCAAAAGAGGCCTTGGGGGTGGCAATAGGGACATCGAGAGCCCATAAGAGTAGTAGAGAATCGTGGTGTCTTAGCGACGATGTACAAACGAAAGCCGCGTTAAAGTAGacgaggtttagggagctcattactTTTGGAGAAGGGACACCTGCTGAGAGAACTAGGCTAGAAGAAagatataaagaagctaaaagagagGCAAAGTAGACTGTAGCAATTGCAAAAGACAAAGCATATGAAGATTTATATAGGAAACTAGACTCTAAAGAGGGAGCTAATGACATATATAGGATAGCTAAATCTAGGAGCGAAGAAGTAGGGACTTAGTTAACGTCAATTTTATCAAGGATGATGCGGGTCAAAACTATAGTGAGAGAAGACcttattaggaaaagatgggaagagtaTTTTGCATCCCTTTTCGGTAGGGAAAGACCCGAACAGAACGGGGAACTCCACGAGGTTCGTGAGTATCAAAACAACTATTTTTGCATGAGGATTAACCAAGAGGAGGTTAGATCGgccctacgaaagatggggagaaacaaagcagtaggaccagACCAAATTCCGATTGAGGCGTGGAGGTGCCTAGAAGGAGATGGGGTTAGAtggttgacaaaccttttcaacacgACATTTAGAAGCATAAAGATGCCTTTAGAATGGAGACTCAGTGAGgttattcccatttacaagaacaagggagatgcgcaaatatgtagtaattacagaggcataaagttacttagtcatactatgaagctttgggagagtgTGAATGAGACGAGGCTCCGACGCAagacaaaggtttcagagaaccaTTTCGGTTTCATGCCAGGAAGCTCGTCAATGGAGGCGATTCACATCGTTATAAGCCTTATAGAGAAGTATAGGAAaaaaagaacctacacatggcgttCTTAGACTTGAAAAAGGCTCAGGACTGTGTCCCGCGtgagctgatttggaagactcttaatgctaggggtgtcccaagtagatatataagaacTATTAGATATATGTACGAGGGAGCGAAGACTCGTGTATGTACGACAGTAGGAAACACTGAGTTTTTCCCTGTAGAGGTAGGTTTACATCAGGGATCGACCCTTAGCCcatatcttttcgctttgatcctagacGAACTGACTAAAAGGATACAAGATAACATCCCATGGTGCCTAATATTCAccgacgatattgtattagtttcgAATTCCCAGGATGAGCTAAACAGAAGGTTAGAGCAATGGAGGATTGCcctagaatcaaatggcctacagattagcagacttaaatcggagtaccttagatgtGATTTCAAGATGAGCGAAGATCAAGAGGATATAGTG comes from Rutidosis leptorrhynchoides isolate AG116_Rl617_1_P2 chromosome 4, CSIRO_AGI_Rlap_v1, whole genome shotgun sequence and encodes:
- the LOC139841379 gene encoding uncharacterized protein, which codes for MSKFVDAYEDQLEFDTDNKGNDESEEKVNIDSTHTDGYLRSCPLTLGVGRPTGVRRGSRVATLGRIRVGSWNLGTLTGKRIELVDTFLKSNVDIGCVQETRWKGEGAVDIKDYRLWFSGSRIAQNGVGIFLGKLYKDNVVDMSRFSDRIMSISLIVKEETFTVISAYAPHAGGDLNGHIGAEAEGYEGAHGGFGFGPRNEEGRSILKFAIAHELVVANSFFKKRDAQLATFHSGGRSTQIDFLSIHKGDLRTCRDCKVLPALTCSSHHRLLVIDLVTRGRVGRRVRVVQPRILWKNLHGANTETFRTTVVDRLSIEGDNVLPTVVDQIWNRLASTIRDVAKEALGVAIGTSRAHKSSRESWCLSDDVQTKAALK
- the LOC139841380 gene encoding uncharacterized protein, with translation MRVKTIVREDLIRKRWEEYFASLFGRERPEQNGELHEVREYQNNYFCMRINQEEVRSALRKMGRNKAVGPDQIPIEAWRCLEGDGVRWLTNLFNTTFRSIKMPLEWRLSELWESVNETRLRRKTKVSENHFGFMPGSSSMEAIHIVISLIEKYRKKRTYTWRS